A single window of Nicotiana sylvestris chromosome 5, ASM39365v2, whole genome shotgun sequence DNA harbors:
- the LOC138869335 gene encoding uncharacterized protein, translated as MKIFNEAHVPDKITVNHLEKIAGKIFEANRITFSDDELPMEGTEHNRALYLTVKCEDSVVSRVLVDNGSSANIFPLSTLQKLNIGTKRIHLNSVCVRGFDRGGKDSVGDIMLELSIGPVEFTMEFQVLDVAVSYNLLLGRPWIHVAKAVPSLHQMVKFEWDTQEIVVHGDEDLSACNDKIVPFIEAEDNKGPWVYQTFETVSVEKFSEGKCIPGPKLSFTSVMVVNEILKNGFVSGKGLGSSLQGIVHLVRPSGNLGTFGLGFMLTEKDVKRVKNLKQKVWSLPNPIPHISMSFVKPGAEKPPTSSIPKPVVDVDEELIKSSFYAGCSDMTCMKSFQPSLKNQYNSEITIQEVEYDDEIKYDEEAAFEEISKELKQFEEKPKPNLSGTEAINLGDQDDVREKKISVHLDPQVKEAIIKTLFEYKDVFAWSYDDMPGLSTDLSKKQSDHVKDLRKFFQRLHGYNLKLNPAKCAFGVPSGKLLGFVVSRCGIELDPSKIKSIQELPPPKNKTELLKKNVAVKWTDECQEAFDKIKRYLSNPPVLVPPELGRPLILYLTVLDNSFGCPIPTGRLAKWQILLTEFDIIYVTRTAMKAQALAGHLAENLVDDEYKPLKTYFPDEEIMCVDEVDRDEKPGLKLFFDGAANMKSVGVGAVLISETGQHYPIQGEWETRDLKLILYRQCLHDLSQRFRSVEVRHIPRIHNEIDDVLATLVSMLHHPDKAYVDPVHIQVRYQHAYCNVVEEEIDSEPWFHDFKEYIRSGVYPVHVTGDQKRTIRRLASGFFLSGGILYKRTPDLGLLRCIDAKEASTIMSEVHSGVCGPHMNGFILVAIDYFTKWVEAVTFKSVTKKVVVDFVHSNIICRFGIPKVIVTDNAANLNSHLMKEVCQQFKIMHWNSTLYRPKANGAVEAANKNIKKILYIEDKCVDMAINSDAVKRGKKIFKSTGTSHGKAWFREQEILFRILKDESMTQDPPG; from the exons atgaagatttttaatgaggcacatgttcctgataagatcacagtgaaccacttggaaaagatagctggcAAGATCTTCGAAGCAAATAGGATCACTTTCTCAGACGATGAACTTCctatggagggtacagaacacaaccgagctctttatctcacggtgaagtgtgaagattctgttgtctcaagggttttggttgataatGGCTCTAGTGCGAATATTTTTCCTTTGTCTACTCTGCAAAAATTGAATATTGGCACCAAAAGAATCCACTTGAACAGTGTGTGTGTTCGAGGCTTTGATAGGGGAGGTAAAGATTCTGTTGGAGATATAATGCTCGAATTGTCAATAGGGCCTGttgagtttaccatggaattccaagtgttagatgtggctgtctcctacaatctgttgttgggcagGCCCTGGATACATGTTGCTAAGGCGGTCCCTTCTctgcaccaaatggtgaagtttgaatgggacacacaggaaatagttgtgcacggtgaTGAGGACTTGTCAGCCTGTAATGATAAAATTGTTCCGTTCATCGAAGCTGAAGATAATAAGGGACCTTGGGTCTATCAGACTTTTGAAACAGTGTCTGTTGAGAAATTTTctgaaggaaaatgcattccgGGTCCTAAGCTATCCTTTACATCCGTCATGGTTGTGAATGAAatattgaagaatggttttgtgtcGGGCAAGGGTCTGGGCTCATCTCTGCAGGGTATTGTGCATCTAGTGCGCCCCAGTGGGAATCttggtacatttggtttgggattcatgctCACAGAGAAGGAcgtaaaaagggttaaaaatctgaaacagaAGGTATGGTCGCTCCCCAATCCCATCCCACACATCTCTATgtcttttgtcaagccagggGCCGAAAAGCCTCCAACCTCCTCAATCCCAAAACCTGTGGTCGATGTTGATGAAGAGCTGATCAAGAG ttctttttatgctggttgcagtgacatgacatgcatgaagagTTTTCAGCCGAGTCTTAAAAACCAATATAATTCTGAAATAACAATCCAAGaagtagaatatgatgatgaaataaaatatgatgaagaagcagcatttgaggaaatcagtaaagagctaaaacaatttgaagaaaaaccaaagcctaatttgagtgggactgaagcaatcaatttaggggaccaggaTGATGTTAGGGAAAAAAAGATAAGTGTGCATTTAGATCCGCAAGTTAAGGAGGCAATAATCAaaacattgtttgagtacaaagatgtctttgcatggtcatatgatgatatgccgggcctgagcactgatctg tcaaagaagcagtctgaccatgttaaggatttgaggaagtttttccaaagactccacGGGTATAACCTCAAGCTCAATCcagcgaaatgtgcatttggtgtcccgTCGGGGAAGCTGCTAGGATTCGTGGTTAGCAGATGCGGCATTGAGTTAGATCCATCGAAGATCAAATCCATTCAAGAGTTACCGccaccaaagaacaaaacagag ctgctgaagaagaatgttgcggtcaagtggactgacgaatgtcaagaagcatttgataagattaagAGGTACCTGTCGAATCCACCTgtgctggtcccaccagagcttggaagacctttaattctctatttgacagtcttggataattcttttggttgt cctattCCTACGGGAAGActggcgaagtggcagattttacttactgagtttgacatcatctatgtgactcggaccgcgatgaagGCCCAAGCCTTGGCCGGCCACTTGGCCGAGAATCTGGTGGATGATGAATATAAGccactgaagacttattttcctgatgaagagatcATGTGTGTTGACGAGGTTGATCGAGATGAAAAGCCAGGTttgaaactcttctttgatggagctgctaacatgaagaGTGTCGGAGTAGGGGCTGTACTTATatctgaaacagggcaacactaccct attcaaggagaatgggagactcgagatttgaagctcatactgtACCGACAGTGTCTGCATGATCTTAGTCAACGATTCAGGTCGGTTGAAGTTAGACATATTCCcaggattcataatgagattgATGATGTCTTGGCTACTCTggtgtcaatgttacatcatccggacaaggcttatgtcgaccccgtgcatatccaagttcgttatcaacatgcttattgtaatgtggtggaagaggaaATAGATAgcgaaccttggttccacgatttcaaggaatacatcaggtcGGGGGTATATCCAGTACATGTTACAggtgaccaaaagagaaccattcgacgtctggctagtggatttttcttgagtggaggaatcttgtacaagaggactccgGATTTAGGACTGCTGAGGTGCATAGACGCTAAAGAAGCTTCAACTATCATGTCCGAAGtgcattctggagtttgtgggccgcacatgaacgg gtttattctggtggccattgattactttaccaagtgggtcgaagctgtaACTTTCAAATCCGTGACCAAGAAGgtggtggtggattttgttcattcaaatatcatttgtcggttcggaattcccaaggtgatcgtcacagacaatgctgctaatctcaacagtcatttgatgaaagaggtatgccaacaattcaagatcatGCATTGGAACTCCACTCtatatcgccccaaggcaaatggagctgttgaggctgctaacaagaacataaagaagatacttt acatagaagacaaatgtgtagatatggctatcaattctgatgcagttaagag gggcaagaaaaTTTTTAAATCCACAGGGACCTCCCatggaaaagcatggttcagggaGCAAGAAATTCTATTCAGAATCCTCAAAGATGAGAGCATGACTCAG gaccctcctggataa